The Syngnathus scovelli strain Florida chromosome 11, RoL_Ssco_1.2, whole genome shotgun sequence region CGTATTCTCAAATGAGTTTGTGGAGCCCACATTTTCTTTTGTATTTTGGATCTACTACGCCTTGAATTGATTTAGTATGTCTTTCTACACTGCACAGGAGAGACATCAACTACTTTGGGGTGAACGTGTGCATCATTGAGCCAGGTTTCTTCAAGACAGCCGTGACCAGCTTAGAGCCCATCGAAAGGGAACTGCACCGCTTGTGGAACCAGCTCAGCCCTGAAGTGCAAGCCAGCTATGGGGACAAATATCTGGACAAGTGTGAGTAGGCAACCTACAGTAAAGGTCACAGATGAAGCAATAGTTCTTACCCGTTAGGATGTCACTTCCAAGACTCAGCCACCGATCACTGACATTGCAGACATTAGGATCCAGCGCTTCATCATGAACGCCATCTGCGACTCGGATTTGACCAAGGTGACGAGCTGCATGGAGCACGCGCTGACCGCCGTGTACCCTCGGACCCGCTACAGCGCCGGGTGGGACGCCAAGCTTCTGTGGATCCCGCTATCCTACATGCCGTCCTGCGTGGTGGATATCGGACTCAAGCTTGTTCTGCCCCGTCCGTCTAAGAGCGTGTGACTGGACAGCTAATAGCTTGAGTCATTCTCCCTGCTACAGGGGATGCTGTGAAAAAATGGATAGTTGGCAATTGCTCTATAATTACAAACACATTAGGTGGATCATGTCACTAATATAACTTACTAATCCAATGTGCCTTTTGCCATCAAATATGCCTTCTTTATGTGAACAATAAAAGTATACAGTTCAATGAAGAGCCTTTTTCAGTAAAAGTGCTGGATCTTCAACGAGCCATTTTCAGAAATGGGCAAATCTGCTTGGTTATTTCATTTCACTCTTGGTGGGTCGGTAGAGACACTACTACACTATTCGTATATAAACAAATGAGTATTTAATACATCACCTTATTTCTTATCTTATATGACGTATGAAATAACAACAACGACATGGCCTTTTAGAAGATATCTCCGAGCTACTGCATCGCACTATTAGTAATAATGAACGTGGCGGCTATtttctttccattttcttttttgacgGAGAGAAATGAAGAAAACAGCAAGCAGCAGTATCATGTCACGTAAAAAGCACTTGTGCTACTTGACGCTGTGCGATAGCGTCATGACTAATGCAACCAACGCTTGAAAGTTATGCATTGTTTTACTTTTCGACAGTCATAATGTTTTTTTAGTGAGCAACTTGTCACCCTGTGGCTGTGATGCATTATTGATGCCGTATCGTGATGACCTCTTGTGCCGCCTGCTCAGGTTTCagtcagaaaaagaaaacaggcaGAATTTTTGCCATTCGATACTCCACGAGAGAGAAGGACTGTCGGATATTGgatgccttttctttttttgggaaaAGAAAATCAACTTGTTTTCTGTAGTCATTCTTAATCCAAACTGTACTCAAATAACATTAGATACATTAGATtagataaacatttcatttatatgattatcatcatcattattattattattattattttttgtttacaaAATGATACAAATTGCTTATTTGGTTTTAATATCATTTCTTGCAACCGCAGGTTTTTCACACTCTTGACTTCACTCTTTGAAagttttttctccatttttaaatatttctttctttttgatgactttttgtatatatatttatatattttttctacaTGTCTTCTCGACATCAGCCAGATGGCGCTGTACGTCTATCAAAAGGATAATAActgcagaaaaaaatatattgaaataacatttgaagaaaaatagaaaattaaatagaaaaataataacATTTATTGTATTTAAATTTTTCTTTACCAAACTTCCTTCAGAAACAAATGAGCTACTGTGAGGCATTCTTTGGTTAATGGTAGTTGTTTGGTAATAATGCTAGAATGGCTCCCAAAACTTACTAGTGTTAGGTCCTTTTGCTTTTACAAGATCAATTGCCTTGCGTTGATCATAGTCTAGTTATTAAATGAGTCCGGTGTTGCAGGGCCCCTGCCCATCCAGCCTGTTTTCTGTGCATATACACCCCTTTTCAAATCACCCGGATTTTTATCAGGCTTTTCTAGAGCTTGCTGAcctaatcatttgaatcaggtgtgttggagTAGTTATTGTTCCGGCTGCCATCATTGGCCCAAAGAACGAGACAAAGGTAAACTGATAGGGTAGAACATTTTATTCCAATGGACGTGGTAGGAGGTCCATGAGAGTTCTTCAGTTTCTCTTTTCAACCCATTatctgaaaggaaaaaaaaaatgaatcatcaTTATggtcaaccaaaacctaaactggtGCTTAAAGACCACTTAGCATTACGGCATGATAAGGAGTTCCTCAGGGTTAATTGACACAACAGATTGAGGAATTGAATACTGACGCCGTTCATCCAGCTGATGTAGTCGGACACGCGGGTGAAGACCGTGGGCTTCCTGTAAGCGTTGCAGCCGGACGACGACACGAAGCTGGTCACGCCGTGCACCACCCACCTGCCGTTCACGCTGCAGTTCAGAGGGCCGCCCGAGTCACCCTGAATACAAAGACACAacactttgcaaaaaaaaaaaatggattgcaTTTCAAATCAATTTACCCCCCTGAAATCAAGTGAAATGCCATTCACAGTTTGTGCGGATAAGCAATTTggaaaaagatggatggatggatggatggatggatggatggatggatggatggatggatggatggatggatggatggatggatggatggatggatggatggatgggtggatggatggatggatggatggatgacagatggatggatggatggatggatggatggatggatggatggatggatggatggatggatggatggatggatggatggatgacagatggatggatggatggatggatggatggatggatggatggatggatggatggatggatgacagatggatggatggatggatggatggatggatggatggatggatggatggatggatggatggatggatggatggatggatggatggatggatggatggatggatggatggatggatggatggatatactgttcacagacacacactcagcTCCTGAGTAAGCCTCAGAATGGTCTTGTTCTTTGCGGAGGatgaagaatatatgcctgcgaGTATGAATATGTCGACATTTGTTTGTACACAATTTTTGTTGAACTATACAAATGTTGTTAAAATGCTGAAAATTGGACCTTAAGGCAATTTTATGTCGTCGTTGCTTGAAATACGCAAGGTCTTCTTTGAATTTCTTAGTCATAGATGTAAAAATTTCACCGTTATTGGGTCAGAATTGGAAGGAAAGAAAGCGCAGGTTTTATGTCTTTGTTTGATACAGTCGGTGTTTACTTGGGTTCTGTGAATACTAAATATGTCGAGCCTTGTCACCTGGCAACCGGACTCACTGCCTCCACCGGCACAGACCATGGAGTTCTTGACCGTGCTGCCCCACCATCCATAGCTGGAGCACGTCTTGTGGTCCACCACAGGGAGGTAGGCTTGCTTCAGCTGGGCAGACAGCTGACCTCCAGCTACACCGCACACATTATTTCAATCATGTGATGTCACTGGGATTTAGTGGCAAATCAGAAAGGACAAGCACTGTTGTATCAAGTGAGCTAATTTCCAACAGCATGAATGTTTCTAGGCAGTACGAAATGGTACTGCTTAAGGCCCATTGAGGAGCAATCTTGACAGAAACATCTTGGAACTCGCTGTACTATTGTAAGAAGTCTTGTTCTCAAcctttcgctcgctcgctcgctcgctcgctcgctactCACTCTGGGTGCGTCCCCATCCGGTGATGTAACAGGCGTTGTTGTGGGGCAGGATCTGaccagagggagggagggcaccCAGCTGGACGTAAGTATTGAGGCTTGCCTCAGAAGACAGATGCAGCAGAGCAATGTCAAACCTAATTGAAAGGAGAGCAAGGAGAGACAATGTTGTAGCATGAGAAGCTTCAAGAGCCGTTTTAGAGGAAGGAGTGCAGAAAAATGAGCATCGCTGACCCTCCGGCAACGCTGTTGGGGTTCCACCTGGGGTGAATGTGGACGCGACTCACGCTCATGTACTGCTCTCTGCCTTCCTGGCTGTTGATGttgtggtctcccagaaccacaCGCCAAGTCCTGGAACTGTGGCGGTGCGTACATTTGATTAGTATTGTTGTAGCTGGAAAACGTGCAAGCGCCAGGCATTTTTGCTTTGGCACCCACCGGTCAACGCAGTGAGCGGCGGTCATCACCCAGCCTCTCTTAATCAGAGTTCCTCCACACGTGTGGTAGAAGTTGCTGCCAGATTTGTACTGAAGAGAGATCTACGTAATGCAACACAAAAGGTACACGTGAAACGTTACCAAATGTTCTCGACatgggtgggggaaaaaaaaaaaaatcactaaacaaCACACATTTCATTTCTAAACTACATGGGAttcttttgtatttcatttgaccTTTAGGttattttaaaacacaatgcatGCCAAATAATAAGGAGACCTATTTTAGTGTGTAATGTAGTTCATTTGTCTTTCAGTTTTCCACTTGTAaaatttcaaaaacattttattgttgCATTGAAGTTGCTTGCAAGCACATACACATTGTTATATTCAAAGATGTGTCGTGACATTTTTAGTGACTGAACGTCAAAAattaagaaatgttttttttaagcatgtatACATTTGTTCAAGCAGTTGTTATGTTTCTTCTATTGTCGTCTTGTTTATTTGGGGGTTATCTATTTTGGCTTTCTATTGTAAAATTTGAATTGTGAGCCAAAAGCAgccaatataaaaaataaaaataggagCGCTGGCATCGAACCCTGTGGTACACCAGCGCACAGCAAAGCAAATTGTTGTCATTCATTTTATCTTCATAGCGGTACAtacgcataaaatcaaagtatgACAGGATCAAATACAAAAAGTCAATTACCTGCCAGGGCCAAGAATTGGCTCTGGCCACCTCGCCTCCTACGACTCTCTCTTGGGCTTCGTCATCCTCCAAGAACCTGGGCTGGGGCTCCAGCTCAGCCAGCACTGAGGATTCATCAAGCAGTCAGTCATGTCAGGGTGAGGCATCAAATGGGAAAAAGCAGACAAATCTTACCCAGTGCGGCCAGAGTGGTCAGCAACACAAACCTCAACATGTCTGCGGTTGCCCAAAAAAAGGTGCTGCACTTCCTTTTTTTGGGGCCTTTTATATCTGCTGGACGTCAACGTGACTTGCTCAATGCCACCTGTGCAGATCACACTCTTATCACCGTACGGCCGGAACAATCATTTGTAGAAATGCTGACTCGGTGAACAATCCAGTTTCTGTTTCCATGAAGATTCCTGTGCAACTCCTGCTTTCacacgtgtgtgttttttttttttttttgaatggatCTTAACTGGATAGGATAAACTTCACATGGACCAGACGGTTAATCAGGTACATCTGCTCAATTAAATAGAAGAAAAAGTCTGCCATTCAAAAGACGAATGTATGATCAATACAATATCTTGTCGATGTAACATGGAGTGAGTGCTAATCCAATATTCCATCccatttgtgttttctttttacgCTAACTGCATTCAATGCAGTCTCTTCAGTTGTTTGTCTGTAGTTTCCGTCTCGTATCGTTTTTTTGAGCGCTGAAATGATTATTGACTGGCCAAGTTTAGGCAAAACTTTTCCACTTGCCGCTGATGTTTGACTCGACAGGTGTTTGATAAACAGTGTTACATAATAGCGGTGGCGTGCCATCAGGACCTTCAAAGGCTACAGTGAAATGGCTTTTCATTTCTTTCCAACAGTCTTTTGTCTTCAATTTGATAGCGTGTGTCTTGGCCGCACAGCTTCCAGTCATTGGCCAAGCTCATATTATTTCACCCAACGCCTTCACATAACCCagtgcagtcattgcaggcagccaggcaggcatgcATGTAGGCAGCCAGGCATTCTTCTTTTAGCCAATCTGATTTTCGATTGACTGATGAACGCCTTTTTGCAGACCTGGTAACTTTCTCAGTCCTCTAAATGGTTCAGCAAAGTTTACTTTCTAATGAGTTGAGCTCTATGCGCATCACGGCTTTATTTCTGATGTCGGACGATGTCGGACCATGATTGAAAATTCACTTTCAAGGTGTACgtttgaaaaaaaactggacATAATGAGGCTAGGCCTGACCATCACTGCTGAGTCGCTTGTTTcgattctgatttttttttttgtgtgtgttcacactttCAGAATAGTTATGCATAAGTGGAAGCCTCTGCTTTTGCATCTTTATGACATTGACATGTTTAAATTGATTGTGAACTGCTTTATTGTAGTGTCAAGCTTTGTACTTGTTGAGTTTTGGAATATGAAGACGAAATCTTGGAGCCATTCCTCCTGTGTGCAAGAACCCTTCGGAATCAATTCTCTACTTTTGAAGCCTAACAAGAAAGAAGCCATCACTCAAAGTGATGTGAATGACCTTTATttggaacaacaacaacaacaacaacagtcgaTGTGCTGCTTCTTGTACTTCTGCTTTTGTTTACATCATGAtctgtgaacaaaaaaaaaaggagaaatatTGCAGGGAAATGAAGATGATGTCAAGTCAATGACGGAAGTACGCAACGTCACCCACTGAGTCCATCCATTCGATGTAGGCGGAAACGCGAGTGAAGACGGTGGGCTTCCTGACAGCGTTGCATCCATAGCCGGACACAAAGCTGGCGATACCGTGTACGTAGTATTTTCCGTTCACCAGGCAGTTGAGAGGGCCGCCGGAGTCGCCCTGAAGTGAAGCCGCAATGACATTTTTCTTTCTCACCTTAGTTTGAGTcaccttgttgttgtttttttttgttgttttttctggAGGTCACTCACGTTGCATCCGGACTCAGAAGCACCACCGGCGCACACCATGGTGGTCTTGATGCTGCTGCCCCACCAGCTGGAGCTTGTACAGGTCGCGTGGCCCACCAGGGGAAGGTAGGCTTGTTTCAGTTGCGGGGACAGGTTGCCGCCGGCTGGGAACAAAATCAATGAGCGTGGGCAATGAAGTAGGCCAATGAACCAGCAACTCACTGGAGGTGCGTCCCCATCCGGTGATGTAGCAACGGTTGTTGTGGGGCAGGATCTGTTGGGAAGGCGGCAGGGAGCCCAGCTGCACGTAGGAGTTGAGGGAGGCCTCGCCAGACAGGCGCAGCAGGGCGATGTCGTAGCTGTGTCAGACACACACGATAGTATATACATTTCTTTAGTGATCTATTTTTGTGCTAGGCTAGAGGGTTGCATCATAAGGTCATTCGCAAAGTGGTATGTGAAAAAAAGAGATCATATATATTAATCATGTCATATACTATATTCATTATgtgatgtatataatataaaGTATTTCACTTTTTAAGTAATTTTTGAAGTGGGATGTGAAAAAATACAGTTCTGTTGTATTTCACTTTTTAAAGAATGTCATTTCATCTCCAAGAACAGTTTGTGCTCCAATTTTGCATGAAACTGTATTAagttgaggtgtacctaatgttgtgacaGGTGAGTTTCTCTGCCTGGAAGACTTTTAGGGTTCTGCcggtgatggaaaaaaaaaaaaaaaaatcaacatgtcGTGTAAAAGCGTCCTCACCCGCCAACCACGTTGTTAGAATTCCATCTGGGATGGACGTAGACACGGCTGACGCTCATGACCTGCTCCATGCcgctgttgctgttcaggtcgtgCTCGCCAAGAACCACACGCCACGTCCTTTGACTAAAGACAGACAAAGACAGGGAGGAAATCAACAACGCAGTAAGCGCACACGGGCCAAATGGGAaattcaaacagaaaaaaacaataaaaaaaaacacacatcatACTGTACTAGGTATTTGTTTGTCCTGAGCAGGAGGATGGTGCCCAATCCATTTGATATATATTACAAAACAATCAAATGAAATAATCCCGATACCTGTCCACGCAGTGAGCAGCGGTCATGACCCAGCCTCTCTCAATGAGCGTTCCCCCGCAGGTGTGGTAGAATCTGCTGCCAGATTTGTACTGAAGGGAAATCTGGGAAACACAATATACGTTGTAGGTGGCCACAAGCCGTAGCTGCACAATTCAGCTCCCGCCTTGTTTACCTGCCAGGGCCAGGAGTTGGGCCGTGCCACCTCGCCTCCAACCACCCTCTCCGAGACGTCCTCCAGATACCTGGGCTGGGGCTCCAGCTCAGCCAGCACTGTTGGAGAAAGAACATTTGCCTTTCATTTGGGAATTGAGAGAAGAATGCACTGCAAAGCTTAAAATGAGTGACAAGGTGACAGTATAAGCAGCCTGATGGGGAGAGAGGATCAATAAGGAACATTTCCatagtgtgtgtgcacgcatgtGTGTGATGTCACTCGCTTACCCAGGGCTGTCAAAGTTGTCAAGAGCAAAAACCTCAACATGTCTGCAAAGTGTCACCGACGTTTCTGCGGCTGTTTTCCTGCTTCTTTTATACCTACCGCCGCTCAACCTTCACcttttttgtgcgtgtgcgtgtggctGTGCGAGTGTGCATGCGTTGTGCCCGGCTATGCACCTGTTGACTATCCCACAGTGCCTTATCAGAGTCGCTAATGGCTCACCATTGAGGAATGACACGTAGACTGGATCAGAATCATGACACGTGGTTGTTTCAAGACAAGTAGGAGACAAATATTTGCACAAGGATGCTGTTCTCATGATTTCACTCGTATGAAATCAAATCATCAAGATGAAACAAAAGAGTAAAGGTTCAACTTgagtatgttttctgaaatgtctcgGGTGTAAAATTCAAGTCACTTTACAGGATCGATTTTGTTGCTTTCGTTTTTATGGGAAAAGAAGGAAGTCAAGTTGAGTGAAATGAAGCGTGCTCATTTATTTGGAACTTAACTCATGGCCTCATCTCCCAAATAAAGACCACTTTTACTTTCGCCTCTCGATGAAATGGCGTGCAAGCGCTTGGTTAATATTTACAACACAGCCCTCCCTCATGAGTTTTCCTTGAAAGTGACGAGCATGAGAAGATAAGCAGGGGAAAACGTGGCCCCCGGTGGCATCTCACAGTACTGTGTGGAGCTGAGCCACAATTGATGTATTATTTGCATCACTACATAGCAGCTGACCAGCTGAAGTCATTTTGTTACCCATGAGAAGATTTTCTTCCTTGGAGGAAATGGATGCTGCCCCCCCTAATCCCAACTATTTGTCTACGAGCAATTACAAAAAGTCAATTGTCCATAATGTGTTCCCTTTTCAACAGCCGTTAAGTTTTAATGTCAAAAAGCAAAATAGTCCCCGTAATGACTCCAGCGTGAGAAGTGGCTCCGAGAAGATTTCTCCCAAACTGCTTTTGAATGGTGGCTGGATTAACACATGATGTTTTCACAGCAAAGATAAATGTGTATTAAAGCCAAGAGTTGTGCCGATAATTTCAACAATAGATTTCCGATCAAGCTCCCtaatgtgtgtgggtgtgtgtgtgtgtgtgtgtgtgtcttaaacAGAAGACTCTTAATTAAGCAGGAAGTCATTAAAAGGGAATGGATTTGGGATTACTTCCTTATCGGGCCATTTACGAATTATATCCGGCCTGCGTGTTAATTGAACAGGCCTCGAGATGGGAACGAGGATTAAACGTCGGCGCGCCAGTTCTTCGTCGACGGGGGACATCTTGTCCACGTACGGAGTCTCAACCGCTATCGCCGCAGCAACTTCCGCTTAAGCGTTCGTTCAGATCAAAGTCAGCCAGTGTTGCGTGTTCATTAAAGATGTTTGCGCTTGATACCGCCTTGGTAATGAACGCCACGGTTAGTTCCCATGAAAATGTCACACCAACACCAAGCAgaagttgaaaaaaataaacaaaacctaGTCATGTTGACATGACTATTCCTAGCAATGTTGTCATGACCATTCTATTTCTTATGTTTGACTGTTTGCAAATCTCTGTCaatcatcatccatccatctttgtgTGTGCAAATACGTGTGGAAATGGATCTACTGGCTTTCCCGCACGATTTAATTGCGCAGTGAAAACAATCAATGTAACCACCGACACCAACATCATcacttctctcgctctctcgcactTTCTCTCTTTACATCTCCACCTTTGCTCTCACATTTCCCTCTTGGCTCTTCTTTAAGTCGCCACTACATCTTTGCTGTAAAGGTCCTGTAAAGGTTGAGGGCTTGTGTTGGGGAATGCACGCGCCCACGCATCTGGGTCGCGGGAAAGATGATATGCTGTGGCCACAAGTGTGTGATTGATTGGAGTGCTCTAGCGGTCATCCATCTTTGTGTTGGAAGACGCAgcagcagctgctgctgctttcaCTTCATCGTGCACTTTTGCGCTCTCTGGCTTGTGGTGTGGCTTTCCG contains the following coding sequences:
- the LOC125977409 gene encoding elastase-1-like → MLRFLLLTTLTALVLAELEPQPRYLEDVSERVVGGEVARPNSWPWQISLQYKSGSRFYHTCGGTLIERGWVMTAAHCVDSQRTWRVVLGEHDLNSNSGMEQVMSVSRVYVHPRWNSNNVVGGYDIALLRLSGEASLNSYVQLGSLPPSQQILPHNNRCYITGWGRTSTGGNLSPQLKQAYLPLVGHATCTSSSWWGSSIKTTMVCAGGASESGCNGDSGGPLNCLVNGKYYVHGIASFVSGYGCNAVRKPTVFTRVSAYIEWMDSIMM
- the LOC125977407 gene encoding elastase-1-like, yielding MLRFVLLTTLAALVLAELEPQPRFLEDDEAQERVVGGEVARANSWPWQISLQYKSGSNFYHTCGGTLIKRGWVMTAAHCVDRSRTWRVVLGDHNINSQEGREQYMSVSRVHIHPRWNPNSVAGGFDIALLHLSSEASLNTYVQLGALPPSGQILPHNNACYITGWGRTQTGGQLSAQLKQAYLPVVDHKTCSSYGWWGSTVKNSMVCAGGGSESGCQGDSGGPLNCSVNGRWVVHGVTSFVSSSGCNAYRKPTVFTRVSDYISWMNGIMG